The uncultured Methanomethylovorans sp. genome contains a region encoding:
- a CDS encoding adenylyltransferase/cytidyltransferase family protein: MIRVLATGTFDLLHPGHLAYLKECKSLGDELYVIVARDSMIRHKPKPVIPEDQRVEMINALKMVDEAILGSEEDIFVPIKEIKPDIIALGYDQHIDEEELENELHKRGFYIRVVRIDKSEKCALCSSAKIVKKIMERCN; the protein is encoded by the coding sequence TTGATAAGGGTCTTAGCAACAGGAACTTTTGATCTATTACATCCAGGGCATCTGGCATACCTGAAAGAGTGTAAATCATTAGGAGACGAGTTATATGTTATCGTTGCAAGGGATTCCATGATCAGACATAAACCAAAACCAGTGATACCCGAAGATCAAAGAGTAGAGATGATAAATGCCCTCAAGATGGTAGATGAAGCGATCCTCGGGAGTGAAGAAGATATATTTGTACCCATAAAAGAAATAAAACCTGATATCATTGCTCTGGGATATGATCAGCATATTGATGAAGAAGAACTTGAAAACGAACTGCACAAAAGAGGATTCTATATCCGTGTTGTAAGGATAGACAAATCCGAAAAATGTGCTTTGTGCAGCAGTGCAAAGATTGTCAAAAAAATTATGGAAAGGTGCAACTGA
- a CDS encoding homocysteine biosynthesis protein: protein MVNKSVSEINNRIKDGSVNVVTAEEMVGIVGELGAQGAAREVDVVTTGTFGAMCSSGVFLNFGHAEPPIKMQKVWLNDVEAYTGVAAVDAYIGATQVSETLGMEYGGAHVIEDLIRGNTIDVHAISPGTDCYPRKILDTTIDINDLNQAIMLNPRNAYQKYNAATNSTSQKLYTYMGSLMPNYGNVTYSGAGVLSPLSNDPEYRTIGTGTRIFLGGTQGYIVGQGTQHSSKSGFGTLMLQGDLKEMDAEFVRASTFTGYGVSLYVGMGIPIPILDEKVALATAVSDADIITQVMDYGIPTRDRPVVRGVTYEELRSGSIEIKGREVTTSSLSSFKRSKQIAGILKDWISHGEFFLSQPAERLPSDTVSKPMKQTRGTAMVRDIMAKDVMTIHKNASVFDAAKKIMDVSFNHLPVVTENNILVGIITAWDISKAVAQNTFDLVENIMTRKVITATDTEQVTIAARRLEQHGVSAMPVVDEQHHVIGIITSDDISMLFARRN, encoded by the coding sequence ATGGTCAACAAATCTGTCAGTGAGATCAATAACAGAATCAAAGATGGAAGCGTCAACGTAGTGACTGCTGAAGAGATGGTTGGTATTGTAGGAGAGCTTGGTGCACAAGGGGCAGCAAGAGAAGTAGATGTGGTAACAACGGGCACTTTCGGTGCAATGTGCTCTTCAGGTGTTTTTTTAAATTTTGGTCATGCAGAACCTCCTATCAAGATGCAGAAAGTATGGCTTAACGATGTTGAAGCATATACTGGTGTAGCTGCAGTAGATGCTTATATTGGAGCAACGCAAGTATCTGAAACCCTCGGAATGGAATATGGGGGAGCCCATGTCATAGAAGACCTTATTCGAGGAAATACCATTGATGTACATGCTATTTCTCCAGGAACTGATTGCTATCCACGGAAGATCCTCGATACAACAATCGATATCAATGATTTGAATCAGGCTATAATGCTCAATCCTCGTAATGCATATCAAAAGTATAATGCAGCCACTAACAGTACTTCCCAGAAATTGTACACTTATATGGGATCATTGATGCCTAATTATGGTAATGTTACATATTCCGGTGCAGGTGTACTATCACCCCTCTCCAATGACCCGGAATATAGAACAATTGGTACCGGAACACGTATTTTTCTTGGAGGTACACAGGGATATATAGTAGGTCAGGGTACTCAGCATTCTTCTAAAAGTGGTTTTGGCACATTGATGCTCCAGGGTGACCTCAAAGAGATGGATGCTGAATTCGTGCGTGCTTCTACTTTCACCGGATATGGCGTGTCTCTATATGTGGGAATGGGAATACCAATACCAATACTTGATGAAAAGGTTGCACTCGCCACTGCAGTATCTGATGCAGATATAATTACCCAGGTGATGGATTACGGGATACCCACCCGTGACAGGCCTGTTGTCAGAGGGGTCACATATGAAGAGCTTAGGTCTGGTTCCATTGAGATCAAAGGGCGTGAGGTTACAACTTCATCACTTTCAAGTTTCAAGCGTTCCAAGCAGATAGCGGGTATTTTGAAAGACTGGATCTCCCATGGTGAGTTCTTCCTGTCACAACCTGCAGAGAGATTGCCTTCAGACACTGTCTCCAAGCCAATGAAACAAACACGTGGAACAGCCATGGTCAGAGATATTATGGCCAAAGATGTAATGACCATCCATAAAAATGCTAGTGTATTTGATGCTGCTAAAAAAATCATGGATGTTTCTTTTAACCACTTGCCTGTAGTCACTGAGAACAATATCCTTGTGGGTATTATCACAGCATGGGATATTTCAAAAGCGGTTGCTCAGAATACATTTGATCTGGTAGAGAATATCATGACAAGGAAAGTCATCACTGCTACGGATACTGAACAGGTAACCATTGCAGCCAGGAGACTTGAGCAACATGGCGTATCGGCAATGCCTGTGGTGGATGAGCAACATCATGTCATAGGTATTATTACCAGCGATGATATCAGCATGCTTTTTGCCAGGAGGAACTGA